GACTTTTAAAATGATCGTTTCGACTCCCGATGGTAAGTTGCGCAAGCCGCTGTGGGTAAGCTTGCGGGGCTCGGTCAAAGAGATGATTTTCGGAGGTCTTCTCAGTGCTGAGAAAGAGCTGAAAGCTATGGCCGAAAAGGGCATGCTGACTGAGTCTGCGCTGCGCGAAAAATTTCAACGTGTGGCGCTCTTTGGAAGCACAGCTACATTGATTGTCTCTGGCACTCTGGCTTTACTGTTAGCTTCAAATATTTCCCGGCGCTTAAAGCGGCTCGACGACAATAATTTGAGAATGGCTAGCAATTTGCCTCTACCTGCGCCAATGAGTGGTGGCGATGAAATTGCGCGCATCGATCAAACATTTCACGAAATGGTCAAAGTGTTGAAAGAAACAGCCACGAAAGAGCATCTCGTTATAGAGGGAGCACGCGACGTTATTTGCTCAATTGAGAAGAGCGGTCGAATTGTAGCCATCAATCCTGCTTGCACTGAGATGCTTGGATTTACACCTGAGGAGCTGATTGGCGCTCGTTTGATCAATTTAATTGCTGAGGAGCCGGAAGTTGCTCAGTCATTTCTCGAGCAGTTGCAGAAGATTAAGCAAAGTGAGCCTGTTGAGATCAAGTTGCGTCACCGCGATCTGCGCCCGATCGATACTTCCTGGTCTGTGCAGTGGTCTGAAGATGAGCACACGGCATTTTGTGTCGTTCACGATATCAGCGAGCGACGCGCTGCTGAACGTCTGCGCGAAGAAGTCTTGTACATGGTCAGTCATGATTTGCGCACACCGCTTACCACTTTGAATCATGTCTTCGAAGTGTTGTCCAGTACAAATTCGCAATTGCAAGAGCGACGAGCGCACTATGTTCAGCTTGGTGAGCGCAATGTCGAGAGACTGATTAGATTGATCAGTGATTTGCTCGACATTGAAAAAATTCGCTCAGGCAAGATGGTGCTCGAGACCGAGTCTGTTCATCTCGATGAGTGTTTTCAGGCTTGCCTGGAAGCACTGGCGCCGGCAGCAGAGGGCAAAGGTGTTCACTTGAGCGCTGACGAAACATCCATTGTTGTTTCAGGTGATGCCGATAAGATCGATCGTGTCATCATTAATCTGGTAGGCAACGCTATAAAGTACTCCAACTCAGGTGACTCTGTGAGAGTAGCGGCTGAAGCCGACAGCGAAAAGGTCACTGTTTCAATTATTGATGAGGGACCGGGGATTCCTGCGGACCAACTCGACAAAGTGTTTGAACGCTTCCATCAGGTGCAAGGTGATGATCAGGCTAAGGGCTCCGGATTAGGGTTGACCATTTGCAAGGCTTTTGTCGAATTGCATGGTGGAAAGATCTGGGCGGAGCGGGTAAGCCCCAGGGGCACCAAATTTGCTTTCACACTGCCTCGGCAAGCAGAAGCCGGCTGACTCGGGTGTGAGTCATGGCTATCTGCGGCTCTCAGCTCGCCCGTTGCGGCTGTAGGCATAGACTGACTCCATCAGTCCAATCGAAACGAGATCGACAAGCAAAGCTGTGCCCCCGTAGCTGAGGAAGGGCAGGGGCACTCCGGCAACAGGCATGATGCCTATGGTCATGCCGATGTTGATGAAGACGTGAAACAAAAACATGCACATCAGACCGATAGCCATGACACTGCCGGCCGGATCACCGCGGCTCTGGTAGGC
Above is a genomic segment from Candidatus Melainabacteria bacterium containing:
- a CDS encoding PAS domain S-box protein, giving the protein MRRIPVAAQVLILAIVPLVMQLLLLLWMADLQSQAEQQLNQAVRQREIAESISKLMSLAYDVARHAADDPDSQLKAVEEITSRTRSAYEELKTVIEPGSDLQKAVERSEKASLQVQQTFKMIVSTPDGKLRKPLWVSLRGSVKEMIFGGLLSAEKELKAMAEKGMLTESALREKFQRVALFGSTATLIVSGTLALLLASNISRRLKRLDDNNLRMASNLPLPAPMSGGDEIARIDQTFHEMVKVLKETATKEHLVIEGARDVICSIEKSGRIVAINPACTEMLGFTPEELIGARLINLIAEEPEVAQSFLEQLQKIKQSEPVEIKLRHRDLRPIDTSWSVQWSEDEHTAFCVVHDISERRAAERLREEVLYMVSHDLRTPLTTLNHVFEVLSSTNSQLQERRAHYVQLGERNVERLIRLISDLLDIEKIRSGKMVLETESVHLDECFQACLEALAPAAEGKGVHLSADETSIVVSGDADKIDRVIINLVGNAIKYSNSGDSVRVAAEADSEKVTVSIIDEGPGIPADQLDKVFERFHQVQGDDQAKGSGLGLTICKAFVELHGGKIWAERVSPRGTKFAFTLPRQAEAG